Proteins from a single region of Hordeum vulgare subsp. vulgare chromosome 6H, MorexV3_pseudomolecules_assembly, whole genome shotgun sequence:
- the LOC123403681 gene encoding AT-hook motif nuclear-localized protein 20-like, giving the protein MANRWWDGHLGLPGVAPEQPSGSSGPKVESLALVVKDPETSPTSGGGEHADDNKEGVGGGEPRDLGAVVPAPNRRPRGRPPGSKNKPKPPIFVTRDSPNALRSHVMEVAGGADVCDAIAQFSRRRQRGVCVLSGAGTVANVALRQPSAPGGAVVALHGRFEILSLTGTFLPGPAPPGSTGLTVYLAGGQGQVVGGSVVGSLVAAGPVMVIASTFANATYERLPLEDEDEGSGPPMAHDPLMAGGVHGHGHGMPDPSAAMPMFNMPPNNGHLGGVGGGGGDGFPWAPHSRAPY; this is encoded by the coding sequence ATGGCGAACCGGTGGTGGGACGGCCATTTGGGGCTGCCGGGCGTGGCGCCGGAGCAGCCGTCCGGCTCGTCGGGCCCCAAGGTCGAGTCGCTCGCCCTCGTCGTCAAGGACCCTGAGACCAGCCCCACGTCCGGTGGCGGCGAGCATGCGGACGACAACAAGGAGGGTGTCGGTGGCGGCGAGCCGCGCGATCTGGGCGCGGTGGTGCCGGCCCCGAACCGGCGGCCCCGTGGCCGGCCCCCGGGGTCCAAGAACAAGCCCAAGCCGCCCATCTTCGTGACGCGCGACAGCCCCAACGCGCTGCGCAGCCACGTGatggaggtggccggcggcgccGACGTGTGCGACGCCATCGCGCAGTTCTCGCGCCGCCGGCAGCGCGGCGTGTGCGTGCTCAGCGGCGCCGGGACCGTGGCCAACGTCGCGCTGAGGCAGCCGTCGGCCCCCGGCGGCGCCGTGGTGGCCCTCCACGGCCGCTTCGAGATCCTCTCGCTCACGGGCACCTTCCTCCCTGGCCCCGCGCCGCCGGGGTCCACGGGGCTCACCGTGTACCTGGCCGGCGGGCAGGGGCAGGTGGTCGGCGGCAGCGTGGTGGGCTCGCTCGTCGCCGCGGGCCCCGTGATGGTGATCGCGTCCACGTTCGCCAACGCCACCTACGAGCGCCTGCCgctggaggacgaggacgagggctCGGGCCCGCCGATGGCGCACGACCCGCTCATGGCCGGCGGCGTCCACGGGCACGGGCACGGGATGCCCGACCCGTCGGCAGCGATGCCGATGTTCAACATGCCACCAAACAACGGGCATCTCGGCGgcgttggcggcggcggcggcgacgggttCCCGTGGGCGCCGCACTCTCGCGCTCCCTACTGA